A portion of the Candidatus Desulfofervidus auxilii genome contains these proteins:
- the gatC gene encoding Asp-tRNA(Asn)/Glu-tRNA(Gln) amidotransferase subunit GatC, whose amino-acid sequence MKISKAEVEHVARLARLKFNEKELTMFTEQLNQILFYMEKLNELNTKNVEPTYHALALNNVFREDEVKSSLSTEKVLNNAPQADKDMFVVPRVI is encoded by the coding sequence ATGAAAATCTCTAAAGCAGAGGTTGAACATGTAGCTAGATTGGCTAGATTAAAATTTAATGAAAAAGAATTGACAATGTTTACTGAACAATTGAATCAGATTTTGTTTTATATGGAAAAATTGAATGAATTAAATACAAAAAATGTAGAGCCTACTTATCATGCTTTGGCATTAAATAATGTATTTCGAGAAGATGAAGTGAAATCTTCTTTATCTACAGAAAAGGTGCTCAATAATGCTCCACAAGCAGATAAAGATATGTTTGTAGTACCAAGAGTGATTTAA
- the gatA gene encoding Asp-tRNA(Asn)/Glu-tRNA(Gln) amidotransferase subunit GatA, translating into MLAEKSISELHNLLKKKEIRPCEIVEDIFKRIEQVENKVKAYITLTHELALKQAEEAEKKILSGEITILTGIPLAIKDNICTVGIKTTCASKILADFIPPYDATVIKWLKEAGAIIIGKTNMDEFAMGSSTENSAMHLTYNPWDLERVPGGSSGGSAAAVAADECIGALGSDTGGSIRQPASFCGVVGLKPTYGLVSRFGLVAFASSLDQIGPLAKNVTDAAILLSIIAGHDEYDSTSAPIERKDYTKDIKKEIKGFRLGVIKEAMEVGGLDTSVKEVFEKSIKVFSELGTEIKEVSLPHLEYAVAVYYIIAPAEASSNLARYDGVKYGFREKSAKNLFEMYCETRAQGFGAEVKRRIMLGTYALSAGYYEAYYKKASQVRTLIKKDFEKAFEECDFLLMPVAPTPAFRIGEKINDPLQMYLSDIFTIPINLAGLAAISVPAGFSNEGLPIGLQIIGPHFSENRLLQTAYQFEKAISLKRKPPL; encoded by the coding sequence ATGCTGGCAGAAAAAAGTATTTCTGAACTGCATAATTTACTTAAAAAGAAGGAGATTCGTCCTTGTGAAATTGTAGAAGATATTTTTAAAAGGATTGAACAGGTTGAAAATAAAGTAAAAGCTTATATCACCCTTACTCATGAATTAGCCTTAAAACAAGCAGAAGAAGCAGAGAAAAAAATATTATCTGGAGAAATTACAATCCTTACTGGTATTCCTTTAGCTATTAAAGATAATATCTGTACTGTTGGTATAAAGACAACATGTGCTTCAAAAATTTTAGCTGATTTTATCCCACCTTATGATGCTACTGTAATTAAATGGCTTAAAGAGGCCGGAGCCATTATAATAGGAAAAACTAATATGGATGAATTTGCTATGGGTTCTTCCACTGAAAATTCTGCTATGCATCTTACCTACAATCCTTGGGATCTTGAAAGGGTGCCTGGTGGTTCAAGTGGAGGCTCAGCAGCTGCAGTAGCAGCAGATGAATGTATTGGGGCACTTGGTTCAGATACAGGTGGTTCTATTCGGCAACCTGCTTCTTTTTGTGGTGTTGTTGGGTTAAAACCTACTTATGGACTTGTTTCTCGCTTTGGTCTTGTTGCGTTTGCTTCATCTTTGGATCAAATTGGGCCTCTTGCTAAAAATGTGACTGATGCTGCTATTCTGCTTTCAATAATAGCTGGACATGATGAATATGATTCAACTTCTGCTCCAATAGAAAGAAAAGATTATACTAAAGATATAAAAAAAGAAATAAAAGGTTTTCGTTTAGGAGTAATAAAAGAAGCTATGGAGGTTGGTGGTTTAGATACATCTGTAAAGGAAGTTTTTGAAAAAAGCATAAAAGTCTTTTCTGAGCTTGGAACAGAAATAAAAGAAGTTTCTTTACCTCATTTAGAATATGCTGTAGCTGTCTATTATATCATTGCTCCAGCTGAAGCAAGTTCAAATCTTGCTCGCTATGATGGTGTAAAATATGGCTTTCGAGAAAAATCAGCTAAAAATCTTTTTGAGATGTATTGTGAGACAAGAGCACAAGGATTTGGTGCAGAAGTAAAAAGACGTATTATGCTTGGAACTTATGCACTTTCTGCAGGTTATTATGAAGCTTATTATAAAAAGGCATCTCAAGTACGAACCTTAATTAAAAAAGATTTTGAAAAAGCATTTGAAGAGTGTGATTTTCTTTTAATGCCTGTAGCCCCAACACCTGCTTTTAGAATTGGAGAGAAAATAAATGATCCTTTACAAATGTATCTTTCAGATATATTTACTATTCCCATTAATTTAGCTGGTTTAGCAGCTATTTCTGTTCCAGCTGGTTTTAGTAATGAAGGTCTACCTATTGGTTTGCAAATAATTGGTCCTCATTTTTCTGAAAATCGTTTATTACAAACTGCCTACCAATTTGAAAAGGCAATTTCTTTAAAAAGAAAACCTCCATTATAA
- a CDS encoding prepilin-type N-terminal cleavage/methylation domain-containing protein → MRKERGFTLIEIAIVLVIIGLLIGAILKGQSMIQNAKIKRVKSDIDGIAAAVYSYQDKYGFLPGDDPIDRFSLSCTGDADGIWDWAERICAWRELIAAGFVSGDASLTSETQVAKTSPFGGRYLFRYNGTLGKNYILVDNIPSDAAESLDQRYDDGIYNQGDIQANADYTGGLRDMYWYVF, encoded by the coding sequence ATGAGAAAAGAAAGAGGTTTTACATTAATAGAGATAGCTATTGTTTTGGTGATTATTGGTTTACTTATAGGAGCTATTTTAAAAGGACAAAGCATGATTCAAAATGCTAAGATAAAAAGGGTTAAATCAGATATTGATGGCATAGCAGCTGCTGTTTACAGTTACCAAGATAAATATGGTTTTTTACCAGGTGATGATCCCATAGATAGATTTAGTTTAAGTTGTACTGGTGATGCTGATGGCATTTGGGACTGGGCAGAAAGAATTTGCGCATGGAGGGAATTAATTGCCGCTGGTTTTGTCTCTGGGGATGCCTCTTTAACTTCAGAAACGCAAGTAGCGAAAACATCGCCATTTGGTGGGAGATATTTATTTAGATATAATGGAACATTAGGTAAAAATTATATTTTAGTAGATAATATTCCTTCTGATGCTGCTGAAAGTTTAGATCAACGATATGATGATGGTATATATAATCAAGGTGATATTCAAGCAAATGCTGATTATACTGGTGGATTAAGGGATATGTACTGGTATGTTTTTTGA
- a CDS encoding prepilin-type N-terminal cleavage/methylation domain-containing protein, producing MKKGFTLIELAIVLVIIGILMGAILRGQALIKSAKEKNFFSKLRYIASAQFTYLERMGRYAGDSSDPPDGIIDGTHSPPTSCDCSSITISSNAWCQLVCQQLLQLNDGRHIFNGTFSLQGGVAPYPNYNRINATRVPCWVAQSIDIKIDDGVSNSGNIRWDGGAYCPTDPNSANTLHWWFDR from the coding sequence ATGAAAAAGGGTTTTACTTTGATTGAATTAGCTATTGTTTTAGTAATAATTGGTATTTTAATGGGAGCTATTTTAAGAGGACAAGCATTAATAAAAAGTGCAAAAGAGAAAAATTTTTTTTCTAAACTTAGGTATATTGCTTCTGCTCAGTTTACCTATTTAGAGAGGATGGGAAGATATGCTGGAGATAGCAGCGATCCACCAGATGGTATTATAGATGGCACACATTCTCCTCCAACAAGTTGCGATTGCAGTTCTATTACTATAAGTTCAAATGCATGGTGCCAGTTAGTATGTCAACAACTTCTTCAACTTAATGATGGTAGACATATCTTTAATGGAACTTTTTCTCTTCAAGGAGGTGTTGCACCTTATCCTAATTATAATCGCATTAATGCTACAAGGGTTCCGTGTTGGGTAGCCCAATCTATTGATATCAAAATAGATGATGGAGTTTCTAATTCAGGAAATATTAGATGGGATGGTGGTGCCTATTGTCCTACTGATCCTAATAGTGCAAATACGCTTCACTGGTGGTTTGATAGATAA
- a CDS encoding type II secretion system GspH family protein, whose protein sequence is MLKRKNGFTLIEIALTLVIVGILLGLSFTLINGLSKVNRTKKTKNNMEIIKEALIGYLLSYRRFPYADTSSPLDGKEDIDQYVGKLPFLTIGVSKADAFDAYGRVFDYDISGSATTNGKLTDTTSQNICHQLQAFINGTSTATTRITLDGSNFIPVAFVLLAPGNNKQYEGENNDADRDYEAKNISSDDLLMWISFSEIYARLDCGSEFYTVLNNGASSIYVKGGKYIGCTEIAVGDQCYIQKETIAYATNNDCLLDLNPIFDFDACEKIDFSETTPQGNRNTKLRWNGISLLDN, encoded by the coding sequence ATGTTAAAAAGAAAAAATGGATTTACTTTAATAGAAATAGCTCTAACCTTAGTTATTGTTGGTATCCTTTTAGGATTATCTTTCACATTAATAAATGGTTTATCTAAAGTAAATCGGACAAAAAAAACAAAAAATAATATGGAGATAATAAAAGAGGCTTTAATTGGCTATTTATTAAGCTATAGAAGATTCCCATATGCAGATACATCTTCGCCTTTAGATGGTAAAGAAGACATTGATCAATATGTAGGTAAATTACCTTTTTTAACCATAGGTGTTTCTAAAGCAGATGCATTTGATGCCTATGGTCGTGTATTTGATTATGATATAAGTGGAAGTGCAACAACTAATGGTAAGCTTACAGATACTACTTCTCAAAATATCTGCCATCAATTACAAGCTTTTATAAATGGTACTAGCACTGCTACAACACGTATAACTTTAGATGGTTCTAACTTTATACCAGTAGCCTTTGTACTTTTAGCTCCAGGAAATAATAAACAATATGAAGGAGAAAATAATGATGCTGATAGAGATTATGAGGCAAAAAATATTAGTTCTGATGATCTGCTTATGTGGATAAGTTTTTCTGAAATCTATGCTCGCCTAGATTGTGGAAGTGAATTTTATACTGTTTTAAATAATGGAGCTTCTTCTATTTATGTTAAAGGTGGTAAATACATTGGTTGCACTGAAATAGCTGTAGGTGATCAGTGTTATATTCAAAAAGAAACTATTGCTTATGCAACTAACAATGACTGTTTATTAGATTTAAATCCTATTTTTGATTTTGATGCATGTGAAAAAATAGACTTTTCTGAAACAACACCTCAAGGCAATCGAAATACAAAATTACGTTGGAATGGGATTTCTCTTTTAGATAATTAA
- a CDS encoding DUF2914 domain-containing protein, giving the protein MAKVGEILKKVREAKGISLESIAAEIKIPIYYLRAIETGDWEKLPASAYVKGYLRLYANYLGLSPERIIAQYEKETEPIVISVETKPKKKFNYITLIIILFFLGLITLILTIISETSHEPSISTISRELPKITPPSPPPKAEARIEKTPSFYVKRIYICEGIKNREPINPAKVFKIKKITYLYCFTEIVGARKPIEIRHVWFYKGKAVMGINLPVKGKRWRTWSKKIIYPDLKGQWEVIIFGPKKERLASIKFRIE; this is encoded by the coding sequence GTGGCTAAGGTTGGAGAAATCTTAAAAAAAGTTCGTGAAGCAAAAGGAATTTCCCTTGAATCAATAGCTGCTGAAATAAAAATACCAATCTATTATTTAAGAGCAATTGAAACAGGAGATTGGGAAAAACTTCCTGCTTCAGCATATGTAAAAGGTTATTTGCGTCTATATGCTAATTATTTAGGATTAAGTCCAGAAAGAATCATTGCTCAATATGAAAAAGAAACAGAGCCTATTGTTATTTCTGTAGAAACAAAGCCTAAAAAAAAGTTTAATTATATTACCTTAATTATTATTCTATTTTTTTTAGGATTAATTACACTTATCTTAACTATAATTAGTGAAACATCACATGAACCATCAATCTCTACTATTTCTCGTGAGTTGCCTAAAATAACACCTCCCTCACCTCCTCCAAAAGCAGAAGCAAGAATAGAAAAAACACCTTCTTTTTATGTAAAACGCATTTATATATGCGAAGGTATAAAAAATAGAGAGCCAATAAACCCTGCTAAGGTTTTTAAAATTAAAAAAATCACTTATTTATATTGTTTTACTGAAATTGTTGGGGCAAGAAAACCTATAGAAATTAGACATGTTTGGTTTTATAAAGGAAAAGCAGTAATGGGTATTAATTTGCCTGTAAAAGGAAAAAGATGGCGTACTTGGAGTAAAAAGATTATTTATCCTGATTTAAAAGGACAATGGGAAGTTATTATTTTTGGTCCAAAAAAGGAGAGATTGGCAAGTATCAAATTCAGAATAGAATAA
- a CDS encoding purine-nucleoside phosphorylase, with protein sequence MEYQEKVKKAVKYIQNKTNFSPEIAIILGTGLGGIASLIKPEIIIPYTEIPHFPISTAPSHKGRIILGFLEGKKILAFQGRIHYYEGYDLKEVTFPVRISALLGAKLLIISNAAGGLNPLFKEADLMAIVDHINLMGANPLRGPNVDEWGVRFPDMVAPYDRELLNLLEKVALEEKIKLQKGVYVAVAGPSLETAAETRFLRLIGADAVGMSTVPEVIVAVHHGLRVLAISVITNVNLPDNYQPAPIEKVIATAKKAEEKLIRLLKHFLKVLEV encoded by the coding sequence ATGGAATATCAAGAAAAAGTAAAAAAAGCGGTCAAATATATTCAAAATAAAACCAATTTTTCTCCTGAAATAGCTATTATTTTAGGTACTGGACTTGGAGGAATAGCTAGTTTAATAAAACCAGAAATAATTATTCCTTATACAGAAATTCCACATTTTCCTATTTCAACTGCTCCTAGTCATAAAGGTAGAATAATTTTAGGTTTTTTAGAAGGTAAAAAAATATTAGCCTTTCAAGGGCGTATTCATTATTACGAAGGTTATGATTTAAAAGAAGTAACCTTTCCAGTTAGAATTTCAGCTTTATTAGGAGCAAAATTATTAATTATTTCTAATGCTGCAGGTGGTTTGAATCCCCTTTTTAAAGAAGCAGATTTAATGGCTATTGTGGATCATATAAATCTTATGGGTGCCAATCCTTTAAGAGGCCCAAATGTAGATGAATGGGGAGTGAGATTTCCAGATATGGTTGCTCCTTACGATAGGGAACTACTTAATCTTCTTGAGAAAGTGGCATTAGAGGAAAAGATAAAATTACAAAAAGGTGTTTATGTAGCTGTAGCTGGCCCAAGTCTTGAAACAGCAGCAGAAACTCGTTTTTTGCGTTTAATTGGAGCGGATGCAGTTGGCATGTCTACAGTACCAGAAGTAATTGTTGCTGTTCATCATGGTCTACGAGTATTAGCTATTTCAGTCATTACTAATGTGAATTTGCCAGATAATTATCAGCCTGCCCCTATTGAAAAGGTAATTGCTACAGCTAAAAAAGCTGAAGAAAAATTAATAAGGCTTTTAAAACATTTTTTAAAAGTATTGGAAGTATAA
- a CDS encoding amidohydrolase, translating into MERIDLLISAKYVLPMEDETILFEAGVAIKGENIIAVAPIKELLKKFIPLKHLHYEDGLILPGLINGHTHIAMTLFRGIADDLPLIDWLTKYIFPLEKQLKPEWVYWGALLGCAEMIFSGITCFCDMYLFADMVAKATEKAGLRAIIGEVLYDFPSPNYGPLEQGFLYTKRLIEKWQSHPLISIAIMPHATYTCSPFLLKKAKEIAEEYQVPYVIHLAETKDEVEKIKQKYGCTPIKHLAKLGILNEHLIAAHCVWLTDEDIKLLKKYHVKVIHNPESNLKLASGIAPIPKLLAEGVTLGLGTDGPASNNDLDLFSEMSTAARIHKFNQGDPTVVSAWEILKMATKEGANALGISKIGSLAPGKKADLIVIDLNQPHLMPVYNLVSHLVYAASSNDILTTIVNGKVLMENKKLLTLDLEEIYGHIKDLTKDKFMILKPYYEKGNNDS; encoded by the coding sequence ATGGAAAGAATTGATTTACTTATTTCTGCAAAATATGTCTTGCCAATGGAAGATGAAACAATACTTTTTGAAGCTGGTGTAGCTATTAAAGGAGAAAATATTATAGCTGTTGCTCCTATTAAAGAGCTTTTAAAAAAATTTATTCCTTTAAAACATCTCCATTATGAAGATGGTCTTATATTACCTGGGCTTATCAATGGTCATACTCATATTGCCATGACTCTTTTCAGAGGGATAGCTGATGATCTTCCTTTAATAGATTGGCTTACAAAATATATCTTTCCTTTAGAAAAACAACTTAAGCCTGAATGGGTTTATTGGGGTGCATTACTTGGTTGTGCTGAGATGATTTTTTCTGGTATTACTTGTTTTTGTGATATGTATCTTTTTGCTGATATGGTGGCTAAAGCAACAGAAAAAGCAGGATTAAGAGCAATAATTGGTGAAGTTCTTTATGATTTTCCTTCTCCTAATTATGGCCCTTTAGAACAAGGTTTTCTTTATACAAAAAGACTTATTGAAAAATGGCAATCACATCCTTTAATATCTATAGCCATTATGCCTCATGCAACTTATACTTGTAGTCCTTTTTTACTAAAAAAAGCTAAAGAAATAGCTGAAGAATATCAAGTACCTTATGTGATTCATCTAGCTGAAACCAAAGATGAAGTAGAAAAAATAAAACAGAAATATGGTTGTACACCAATAAAACATCTAGCTAAATTAGGTATCTTAAATGAACATTTAATTGCTGCTCATTGTGTCTGGTTAACAGATGAAGATATTAAACTTTTAAAAAAGTACCATGTGAAAGTAATTCATAATCCAGAAAGCAATTTAAAACTTGCCTCTGGTATTGCTCCTATTCCCAAACTTTTGGCTGAAGGAGTTACCTTAGGACTTGGTACTGATGGTCCAGCCAGTAATAATGACCTAGATTTATTTTCAGAAATGAGTACAGCTGCTCGTATTCATAAATTTAATCAAGGTGATCCTACAGTAGTTTCTGCTTGGGAAATTTTAAAAATGGCTACAAAAGAAGGTGCCAATGCTTTAGGTATTTCAAAAATAGGTAGTCTTGCTCCTGGAAAAAAAGCAGATTTGATTGTTATTGACTTAAATCAACCACATCTTATGCCAGTTTATAATCTTGTCTCTCACCTTGTTTATGCAGCTAGTAGTAATGATATTCTTACTACTATTGTTAATGGAAAGGTTCTTATGGAAAATAAAAAATTATTAACTCTTGATTTAGAAGAAATTTATGGACATATAAAAGATTTGACAAAAGATAAATTTATGATACTTAAGCCTTATTATGAAAAAGGTAATAATGACAGCTGA
- the pyrR gene encoding bifunctional pyr operon transcriptional regulator/uracil phosphoribosyltransferase PyrR: MKKVIMTADEIKRTLLRIAYEIIEHNKGVENLVLIGIHTGGAFLAKRLQKMMADIEPPFLPLGTLDINLYRDDWTRLSQQPILKKTEIPFSVDEKNVILVDDVIFTGRTIRAAMDAIIDFGRPQKIEVAVLIDRDHRELPIMANYVGLYVPTSRDERVDVFLKEKDGRDEVVIVR, encoded by the coding sequence ATGAAAAAGGTAATAATGACAGCTGATGAAATAAAAAGAACACTGTTGCGAATTGCCTATGAAATCATTGAACATAACAAAGGAGTTGAAAATTTAGTATTAATTGGTATCCATACTGGAGGGGCTTTTTTAGCAAAAAGACTTCAAAAAATGATGGCAGATATTGAACCCCCCTTTCTTCCTTTAGGTACTCTTGATATTAATCTTTATAGAGATGATTGGACTCGATTATCACAACAACCTATTCTTAAAAAGACAGAAATTCCTTTTAGTGTTGATGAAAAAAATGTAATTCTTGTTGATGATGTTATTTTTACTGGTCGTACTATTAGAGCAGCAATGGATGCTATTATAGACTTTGGTCGTCCACAGAAAATAGAAGTAGCTGTACTTATTGATAGAGATCATAGAGAATTGCCTATTATGGCTAATTATGTTGGGCTTTATGTGCCAACTTCCCGTGATGAAAGAGTAGATGTATTTTTAAAGGAGAAAGATGGAAGAGATGAGGTGGTGATTGTTCGATAA